A window from Aeromonas rivipollensis encodes these proteins:
- a CDS encoding LPS O-antigen chain length determinant protein WzzB: protein MSHLATNDNNPRRAGYPLQITRADDEIDLYTLFALLWQKKRCILISALICGSMGLLYAMVTPEQWTAHAIIYKPKQRDTLELDRLRTALDIQGLAGPKSNNALYNDFLLEFKSYDNISSYLRGRSQFKQFVVEQGLSPLAQQRLLRTWSEWMLLEPADKKGEQPGIRLSFSFFNKEEAASLLTGYMNYIVSLQNNELCDALENNRNSQRSALLLRIRMKTEDARRALAKEIKNIEYSMSIANAAGVNKPLENFSYGDRFPIMLGKDGLAKKLAILKSLKPEAYMPEIMELQVQLARLEGIRIDALAFRPFSYLDTPGQPLTRDKPKRPLILVLTTMLGGMLGVALVLLQHAFRQGRSKDEDAHRPALANLG from the coding sequence ATGAGCCATTTGGCGACGAATGATAATAACCCCCGTAGAGCGGGTTATCCCTTGCAGATAACAAGGGCCGACGATGAAATAGATCTCTATACACTTTTCGCATTGTTGTGGCAGAAAAAGCGCTGCATCCTTATTAGCGCATTGATCTGTGGCAGCATGGGATTATTGTATGCCATGGTCACTCCCGAGCAGTGGACGGCTCACGCCATCATATATAAACCCAAACAGCGAGACACGCTGGAGCTCGATCGCCTAAGAACCGCTCTCGACATTCAAGGATTGGCCGGCCCCAAGAGCAATAATGCCCTCTACAATGATTTCTTACTGGAATTCAAGTCTTACGACAATATCAGCAGCTATCTGCGCGGCCGCTCCCAATTTAAACAATTCGTAGTGGAACAGGGCCTGAGCCCTCTGGCGCAGCAGCGGCTATTGAGAACATGGTCAGAGTGGATGCTGCTCGAGCCTGCAGACAAGAAGGGGGAACAGCCGGGCATACGCCTCTCTTTTTCTTTCTTTAACAAAGAGGAGGCTGCCTCACTTTTGACGGGATATATGAATTACATCGTTTCATTACAAAATAACGAGCTGTGCGATGCCCTGGAAAATAATAGAAATAGCCAGCGCAGTGCTCTCCTGCTCAGAATAAGGATGAAAACGGAAGACGCAAGGCGCGCGCTGGCCAAAGAAATTAAAAACATTGAATACAGCATGAGTATCGCCAATGCGGCCGGGGTGAATAAACCATTGGAAAATTTCAGCTACGGTGATCGCTTCCCCATCATGCTTGGAAAAGACGGGCTGGCTAAAAAACTGGCCATCCTCAAGTCACTCAAGCCAGAAGCATATATGCCGGAGATAATGGAGCTGCAGGTTCAGCTTGCCAGATTAGAAGGCATCCGCATTGATGCCCTGGCCTTTCGTCCATTCTCTTATCTGGATACACCTGGCCAGCCATTGACGAGAGACAAACCGAAACGTCCGTTGATCCTTGTCCTGACCACAATGCTGGGCGGGATGTTGGGGGTGGCCCTGGTACTGCTCCAGCACGCCTTCAGACAGGGCAGAAGCAAAGACGAGGATGCTCACCGGCCAGCCCTGGCTAACCTGGGGTGA
- the speA gene encoding biosynthetic arginine decarboxylase, which produces MTNWSSKDSLKVYNVPYWGAGFFNINDAGHVTVSPDKSRPGAHIVLSEAIEQLRQSGLTTPVLLRFPDILKSRVDALFNAFGQAIEKSGYEGDYLCVYPIKVNQQRRVIETISQSYSDKPRLGLEAGSKPELLAVLSHHHEQGSVIVCNGYKDREYIRHALLGNLMGHKVYIVVEKPSELEMVLDESVRLNIKPNIGVRAKLASTGSGMWESSGGSMSKFGLSASQILALVERLRSLGKLDCLQLLHFHLGSQIANIRDIQGGIRECGRFYAELRRLGVPIDVVDVGGGLGVDYEGTRSQSHCSANYSLSEYANNVVWGIGDVCREFDLPHPTIISESGRALTAHHAVLVTNLIGAEGVEVNDISAPDEDAPTILQNMWKGWLDLRGEDPSLLEIFHDSVADLGDVNTQFTMGLLNLEQRAWAEMLHQNTCLALKELLNPVNRNHRALADELSEKLADKCFANFSLFQSLPDAWGIGQVFPVMPLTGLERPLTRRGILMDITCDSDGQVEHYVDGLGVESTLPMPVYGENEECHVGFFLVGAYQEILGDLHNLFGDTHCAEVWLDDEGKMDIRNVVRGDTVDQLLRYVNIDPSVIRENYQRIVSHPALDDATRKALLDELELGLQGYAYLEDE; this is translated from the coding sequence ATGACTAACTGGTCCAGCAAGGACTCCTTGAAGGTCTACAACGTTCCCTACTGGGGTGCGGGTTTTTTCAATATCAATGACGCCGGTCATGTGACCGTCTCCCCCGACAAGTCTCGTCCCGGGGCGCATATAGTGCTGTCCGAAGCCATCGAACAGCTGCGCCAGTCCGGACTGACTACCCCGGTATTGCTGCGTTTCCCCGACATCCTCAAGAGCCGGGTCGATGCGTTGTTCAACGCCTTCGGTCAGGCCATCGAGAAGTCAGGCTATGAAGGGGACTACCTGTGCGTTTACCCGATCAAGGTAAACCAGCAGCGTCGCGTCATCGAGACCATCAGTCAGTCCTACAGCGACAAGCCGCGGCTTGGGCTGGAGGCCGGCTCCAAACCGGAGCTGCTGGCCGTGCTGTCCCATCATCATGAGCAAGGTTCGGTGATCGTCTGCAACGGTTACAAGGACCGCGAATACATCCGCCACGCCCTCCTGGGCAACCTGATGGGCCACAAGGTCTACATAGTGGTGGAGAAGCCCTCCGAGCTGGAAATGGTGCTGGACGAGTCAGTTCGCCTCAACATCAAGCCCAACATAGGGGTGCGCGCCAAGCTCGCCTCCACCGGCTCCGGCATGTGGGAATCGAGCGGTGGCTCCATGTCCAAGTTCGGCCTCTCCGCCTCCCAGATCCTGGCGCTGGTGGAGCGTCTGCGCAGCCTCGGCAAGCTGGACTGCCTGCAACTGCTGCACTTCCACCTGGGCTCCCAGATCGCCAACATCCGCGACATCCAGGGCGGCATCCGTGAGTGCGGTCGTTTCTATGCCGAACTGCGCCGCCTGGGCGTGCCCATCGACGTGGTCGATGTGGGCGGCGGCCTGGGTGTGGACTATGAGGGCACCCGCTCCCAGAGCCACTGTTCCGCCAACTACAGCCTGTCCGAGTACGCCAACAACGTGGTGTGGGGCATCGGCGATGTGTGCCGCGAGTTCGACCTGCCGCACCCGACCATCATCAGCGAGTCCGGCCGTGCCCTGACCGCCCACCACGCCGTGCTGGTCACCAACCTGATTGGTGCCGAAGGGGTGGAGGTGAACGACATCAGCGCGCCGGATGAAGACGCCCCGACCATCTTGCAGAACATGTGGAAAGGCTGGCTGGACCTGCGCGGTGAAGATCCCTCCCTGCTGGAGATCTTCCACGATTCCGTGGCCGACCTTGGGGATGTGAACACCCAGTTCACCATGGGTCTCTTGAACCTGGAGCAGCGCGCCTGGGCCGAGATGCTGCACCAGAACACCTGCTTGGCGCTCAAGGAGCTGCTCAACCCGGTCAACCGCAACCACCGCGCCCTGGCCGACGAGCTCTCCGAGAAGCTGGCAGACAAGTGCTTCGCGAACTTCTCCCTGTTCCAGTCCCTGCCGGATGCCTGGGGCATAGGTCAGGTGTTCCCCGTGATGCCGCTCACCGGCCTCGAGCGTCCGCTCACCCGCCGCGGCATCCTGATGGACATCACCTGTGACTCCGACGGTCAGGTCGAGCACTACGTCGACGGTCTGGGTGTCGAGAGCACACTGCCGATGCCGGTCTACGGCGAGAACGAAGAGTGCCACGTCGGCTTCTTCCTGGTGGGTGCCTACCAGGAGATCCTGGGGGATCTGCACAACCTGTTCGGTGATACCCACTGCGCGGAAGTGTGGCTCGATGACGAAGGCAAGATGGACATCCGCAACGTGGTGCGCGGCGACACCGTCGACCAGCTGCTGCGTTACGTCAACATCGACCCCTCCGTCATCCGCGAGAACTACCAGCGGATCGTCTCCCACCCGGCGCTGGACGACGCGACCCGCAAGGCCCTGCTCGACGAGCTGGAGCTGGGTCTGCAAGGCTACGCCTATCTGGAAGACGAATAA